ACCCTCCAATAGCGGCCTAATGAAAAGCGCCCAATCGCCTTAACGTCAAAGCCTCGATCGAGGATTTCCCTGAACTTAGCCTCGCGCGACTCATGAGACAGCTCTTTCTTCGTTAAAACGGCAAAAGCCTCTTTCCCAAGCGTATTGATAAACCCCCGAGCTTCCTCGTCAGTCATGCTTTCCGCCGCCATTGAGGTGCCGCAGCCATACATGAAAACTAAAACAGCAAAAGCCCTAAACAATCTTACCGTCATCACCATCACCACTTAATCATCGTCTTCTTCATCGTAGGGGGCCGGACCCTCATCGGCCACGGCGCCGCCGCTGGCGGACGCGCCTTCAAGCTTCCTTTGATTCTGCCAGTATATTGATCTTACCAAAGCATATAAGTCAAGGGCCTCGGCTTTAGTTTGTCGGTAGGCCTGAAGAACCTTTTCGCGGCTTCCAATCTGATCCAGCGCATATCGCGCTAAGCCATAATAAATCCTTTGCTTAGGCTTTGGGATAAAATATATCGGGTCTGCAAAAGTATCAAACCCAAGGCCAACAATGCCTCTGGGCGAAGACGGCCCAAAAATCGGCAGCATAATATACGGCCCAGACTTAATTTTCCTTTTGGCCAAAGCGCCGTTAAAGCCAAGCTCTGTCGGGGCAGGCGTGGGGCTAAGCTCTTTATAAGCGTCAAATAAGCCTAAAAAGCCAAAAAACAAATTGGTAAAGAATCGCGTCATCGATTGAGCCGCGCTTGGTGTGTCCCCAGCAATTGTATAGTTGATGAAGCTCAAAGGCTGCTTAAGATTAGCGATTTCGTTGTTTATGCCGGTTTTTACAACCGAAGGCACAACCTTACCGTAGAAGCTGGCCAAGGGATCAAGCACGCGGTCGTCCAGCATAACATTGAACCGAAATATCGATCTGTTGGCCCTCTCATACGGGTCATTATCTTCGGATGCGCAAAAGTTTGGCGTTTTTGAAGTACTGGAAGTGCAGCCAGATAGCAAAGTAATAAAAAGCCACACTACACATCTGTTCCGCATTTATACAACCACTCTTGCGAATACACTGATGAATATAGAAAACCCGCTTGCTACAAGCAAATGCATTTTGTAGAATCGCGCCATTGCGCAAGGTCCCACAAGCCCCACAGATGCGGGTGTAGCTCAATGGCAGAGCATAAGCTTCCCAAGCTTGAGACGAGGGTTCGATTCCCTTCACCCGCTCCAACAGGTTTTATCTTTGAAGTTGATTAGAATAGATCTTTTTAATAGCGATTGAGATGCGATTGAGTTTTCTAAATGACCATGCTTAATGGCTTTTCTAAATTACGTCGACTGCTTACATAGCCCGGGCTCTTGGGGCAACAATTTGGTACGTGTCATAGAACGATTCTATTTGCCTCTTTAAAGCAACAAATGGGTCGGATTCAGTAAGTACATTATCCACAGATTTCAAATCATGATTATAGGTATTAACGAAACCCAAAATCTCTCTTTTTATAGCTGAAAGTCCCCTTCCTAATTCTGAAATTGGCTCTGGGAACGAGGGATTTATCCCCAACATGCTGCTTAGATGGGTAAACACAGGCCGCGGCGCACTGTAAGAACGGCTCAGCCAGCTCCAATCTTTTGTACGATCGCTATTTCTCCACGACTGGGTTAAGGGGTTCTTCTTCCTCTGCTCAGCTCTTTTCCGTGGTCGTCCACGCTTCGGCCACCACATATCCTTTTGCCCAGATATTTGGTGCCAAAAATAACCTGGCGGCAATTTTCTTTTAGGACGGGTCAAGCTTATAATTGGCTGAGGATACTTTGTACTTATGTACAACCTCCGCACATGATCGCACCTTGCTTTACCGAACCCTACTTCATTTACTTTGCCTAAAGCCACCTTATCTTGCATAAGAACCGGACTATCCTTTAACAAACATTGCAAAATATCGATTAGGTAAGCAGCAGCTAGTACTTCATCCAAGAAAAAAGCCGCTTTATGATAAGACTTAAAGCGTGACCTAAACCCTGCTTTACTCATAGCAGGTACTTGCTCGTGACAATTCGTAAGTTGTGACCAATCCTTGTGGAATAGAGATTGAGCAGCTTCGTCAAGTGCTTGTATTACCTTAGGTTGTTCAGATACTATTTCGTCCTGCAATTCTTGTGCATTTTGCTTAGCAATACTACATTTGTCGAGTAGCTGTGCCATAAATTCTCGCTTTTGCGATGGTTGAAACCCTAAAAATTCATCGATCACACATGTATATAAATTCGGATCTTCCTGCAAATAACCTGCTTGAATTTTTCTAAAAGCCTCTAAGGTAAATAGTGATACTGCTGGATCCTTTGCCATTCTAGCTTCATGATCAATTTGTTCATAAAAACTCCTACCGCCACCTAACACTCTTGTTTTGTC
This sequence is a window from Holosporales bacterium. Protein-coding genes within it:
- a CDS encoding VacJ family lipoprotein, which codes for MWLFITLLSGCTSSTSKTPNFCASEDNDPYERANRSIFRFNVMLDDRVLDPLASFYGKVVPSVVKTGINNEIANLKQPLSFINYTIAGDTPSAAQSMTRFFTNLFFGFLGLFDAYKELSPTPAPTELGFNGALAKRKIKSGPYIMLPIFGPSSPRGIVGLGFDTFADPIYFIPKPKQRIYYGLARYALDQIGSREKVLQAYRQTKAEALDLYALVRSIYWQNQRKLEGASASGGAVADEGPAPYDEEDDD